A stretch of Tripterygium wilfordii isolate XIE 37 chromosome 11, ASM1340144v1, whole genome shotgun sequence DNA encodes these proteins:
- the LOC120009727 gene encoding E3 ubiquitin-protein ligase RZF1 isoform X2, with the protein MSLSPPRTRSNGFPNSFGLYWCYRCHRTVRIAASNPSEIACPRCFGHFLSEIEIGRPRLVVDFTAFDPSPEARLLEALSLFLDPPIRRSNEDIDVPITSEGPEPTRRPFLFSRRRNELGLNGNFPVRRRRGRSNEDEPGIQSRPRTWIILRPVDPNNPDDRITRPENPVPQGVDPRNYFLGPGLNELIEQLTQNDRPGLPPAPEWAIEAIPTVKIREDHLVNDSNCPVCQEEFKVGGEAKELPCKHIYHNDCIAPWLRLHNSCPVCRQELPVRSQNSSNQEDDGAEARNRRCSRLRQMVSNMWPFRARDRRITPNDDAGSSSHGGDAG; encoded by the coding sequence aTGTCTTTGAGCCCACCTCGAACGAGATCCAATGGCTTCCCCAACTCATTCGGCCTCTATTGGTGCTATCGGTGCCATCGGACGGTCAGGATTGCGGCATCAAACCCATCTGAAATTGCTTGCCCTCGATGTTTCGGGCATTTCCTTAGTGAGATTGAGATAGGCAGACCGAGATTGGTTGTTGATTTCACGGCTTTTGACCCTTCACCTGAAGCTCGCTTGCTCGAAGccctctctctgtttcttgACCCGCCAATCAGACGTTCAAACGAAGATATTGACGTCCCAATCACATCCGAAGGTCCCGAACCCACTCGCCGCCCTTTTTTATTTTCCCGCCGCCGCAACGAGCTGGGCCTTAACGGCAATTTTCCTGTCCGGAGGCGGCGAGGCCGGAGTAATGAAGACGAACCCGGAATCCAATCCAGGCCGAGGACATGGATAATCCTTAGACCCGTGGATCCTAACAACCCGGATGATCGAATTACCCGACCCGAGAATCCAGTTCCACAGGGGGTTGATCCGAGAAATTACTTTCTCGGGCCGGGATTAAACGAACTGATCGAGCAATTGACCCAAAATGACAGACCGGGGCTGCCACCGGCGCCTGAATGGGCGATTGAGGCGATACCGACGGTGAAAATCAGAGAAGACCATCTAGTAAATGATTCGAATTGTCCGGTGTGTCAGGAAGAGTTCAAGGTCGGTGGAGAAGCAAAGGAATTGCCATGTAAACATATATACCATAATGACTGCATTGCTCCATGGTTAAGGCTTCATAATTCGTGTCCGGTTTGTCGGCAAGAGTTGCCTGTGAGGAGCCAAAATAGCAGTAATCAAGAGGATGATGGTGCAGAGGCAAGGAACAGGAGATGCTCGAGGCTGAGGCAAATGGTGTCGAATATGTGGCCGTTTCGGGCTCGGGATCGCCGGATCACCCCAAATGATGATGCTGGGTCCTCTTCTCATGGAG
- the LOC120009727 gene encoding E3 ubiquitin-protein ligase RZF1 isoform X1, with translation MSLSPPRTRSNGFPNSFGLYWCYRCHRTVRIAASNPSEIACPRCFGHFLSEIEIGRPRLVVDFTAFDPSPEARLLEALSLFLDPPIRRSNEDIDVPITSEGPEPTRRPFLFSRRRNELGLNGNFPVRRRRGRSNEDEPGIQSRPRTWIILRPVDPNNPDDRITRPENPVPQGVDPRNYFLGPGLNELIEQLTQNDRPGLPPAPEWAIEAIPTVKIREDHLVNDSNCPVCQEEFKVGGEAKELPCKHIYHNDCIAPWLRLHNSCPVCRQELPVRSQNSSNQEDDGAEARNRRCSRLRQMVSNMWPFRARDRRITPNDDAGSSSHGAADSRWPSCSIL, from the coding sequence aTGTCTTTGAGCCCACCTCGAACGAGATCCAATGGCTTCCCCAACTCATTCGGCCTCTATTGGTGCTATCGGTGCCATCGGACGGTCAGGATTGCGGCATCAAACCCATCTGAAATTGCTTGCCCTCGATGTTTCGGGCATTTCCTTAGTGAGATTGAGATAGGCAGACCGAGATTGGTTGTTGATTTCACGGCTTTTGACCCTTCACCTGAAGCTCGCTTGCTCGAAGccctctctctgtttcttgACCCGCCAATCAGACGTTCAAACGAAGATATTGACGTCCCAATCACATCCGAAGGTCCCGAACCCACTCGCCGCCCTTTTTTATTTTCCCGCCGCCGCAACGAGCTGGGCCTTAACGGCAATTTTCCTGTCCGGAGGCGGCGAGGCCGGAGTAATGAAGACGAACCCGGAATCCAATCCAGGCCGAGGACATGGATAATCCTTAGACCCGTGGATCCTAACAACCCGGATGATCGAATTACCCGACCCGAGAATCCAGTTCCACAGGGGGTTGATCCGAGAAATTACTTTCTCGGGCCGGGATTAAACGAACTGATCGAGCAATTGACCCAAAATGACAGACCGGGGCTGCCACCGGCGCCTGAATGGGCGATTGAGGCGATACCGACGGTGAAAATCAGAGAAGACCATCTAGTAAATGATTCGAATTGTCCGGTGTGTCAGGAAGAGTTCAAGGTCGGTGGAGAAGCAAAGGAATTGCCATGTAAACATATATACCATAATGACTGCATTGCTCCATGGTTAAGGCTTCATAATTCGTGTCCGGTTTGTCGGCAAGAGTTGCCTGTGAGGAGCCAAAATAGCAGTAATCAAGAGGATGATGGTGCAGAGGCAAGGAACAGGAGATGCTCGAGGCTGAGGCAAATGGTGTCGAATATGTGGCCGTTTCGGGCTCGGGATCGCCGGATCACCCCAAATGATGATGCTGGGTCCTCTTCTCATGGAG